The following DNA comes from Canis lupus familiaris isolate Mischka breed German Shepherd unplaced genomic scaffold, alternate assembly UU_Cfam_GSD_1.0 chrUn_S908H1072, whole genome shotgun sequence.
AATTTGTTGAATTGGTTATAAGATAATATGGGTGTACCATTTGGCCCAACAACCCCTACTCCTAAGGATATGCAGCCTATACAGACAGAACAGCAAGACTGTTGAAATGTGAGAAtgcaaacaaattatttaaaaatgtgtagtaTAGTCTTGCTTATAAAGGACacagtggggaaaaattaaaaatctatcgGTATGGATGAGTTGAATGAACCATGGTGTATCCAAAGTAAAGAATTTTATGTAACTATTAAAAGAAtgcaacaggggcacctgggtgtctcagtcagttaactctctgccttgggctcaagtcatgatcccggggtcctgagatgtaggcctgcattgggatccctgctcagcaaggagactgcttctatttttccctctgctgtcccctccttgtgctctctctctctctctctgtctcaaatgaataaattaaatcttttaaaaaagggatgcAACAGATTTTTATGGATTGACTGTAAAGATGTTCATAATTTATTAGTTAGTGAAGAAACCAAGGTAAAGAACAATAGGTACAATccattatagattttattttaataaaataggtGTGACAATTTACattaaatatgcatatacataaaataatttcagaaaaatgggagaaatacCATACAAAATATCTAAGGGCAATTCTATAAGGCAATACGATTATTCCTATATGGGACAACTGGGTACTCAGCAGTtgactatctgcctttggctcagggcctgatcacagagtctcaggatcgagtccaatattggactccctgcactgaacctgtttctccctctgcctatgtctctgcctctcactctctctgtctctcatgaataaataaataaataaataaataaataaataaataaataaaaataaataaataaaatctttaaaaaaaaaaaaaaaggattattccTGTATGGCAAAATCTATGACAttagatctctttttaaaaaactgaaatttcaaTTCTTAGTGTGTTTTTCAGTAGTTGCCAAAGGATAGTACTACAAAATGCACCCTagaaattatatacaattatatcaATTGTATACAAATACATGTCAAAGAGGGCAGCTTTATACTTTGCTAATGCATGAATCAATGAATTGGCACAAAAGAATTCTttcaaccaggaaaaaaaatctccaaatgcaAATGTCAAATCTGGGGTTCAGGAGTGTAAATGTCAAATCTGGAGTTCAGTgggaatcttatttttttctaatgtccaAAGCCAGATTATTCTTACTACACAAAGAAGAGGTAACTTACCTTTGGCAATGTCTTTCCCTCCTGGCAGTTGATGCCTCCAATGAAGACCATGTTGGGCATCACAGGTTTGGGATAGTCCAAAACAAAGTCAGCTCTTAACAACCAAATTGACGTATGGCTATAGAGATCATAAGGCGTGACAGCTGTTTGGAGAATCTCAGATGCAACTtctaaaggagtttttaaaaaatagtggcaAAATAAATGTTCCTCCAGGTGGAAGATGTgattcctcactctctctctgaaactcaTGGCATCTGACAACATGGAGAAAGGTCTAGGAACATAAGAAAGGGGACTGGGGCATTGTGTGCTTTCCtcaaaaaatggcaaaataatccCCTGGTGAAGACCACAGATGGGAGTGAAAAATACTTGGCTACAATTAAGCCACACACATCAAAAGGATCCAGAAACACTGCATCAAAAGAACTCTCCTTTATGTATTCTACTAATTTTGGATCACTAAACAAATTCTTACAATGTAAAAAAAGGTGTTCAAGACTGTCTTTTAATGGACTTAAGACCAAAAAAAGTGAGCTTTGCTGCTGAGTTTTCCACTGAGAATAAGAGAAATTCTTGAACATCTGATTCAACTCCTCCAGATTGTAAGTTGTGGAATAAGTCTTCACCGTAAAATTGGAGGATTTTCCCAGTTGCCAACTCACCTCTGGTATGATTAAAACCAACTCATGCCCTCTTTGGATGAGTTGCTCCACAACCAAACGCATGGTAAACCAGTGGCTCCCATCCATGGGTACTACCAGCAGCTTGCCTGCCTCAGCAAAGCCAGATGTCagcaggagacacacacacaacagaggaAAGCCAGTCAAAATTGTGGCAGCCATTGGAAACCTGCAGTCCAGGGCAATCCAGCTGCTTGGGTTCTGAGCTGGTGTAATAGAGGCAGTCCGTGGAAGAAGTACAGGCACAAAGCCCGCCCCAGCGGAGGGAGTGTATTTACacagtcatgaaaaaaaaaaaaaactacactcaTTGCCAGTGATGCCCTCCTAAGAACGATAATGAATGGGTAGCATTTGCTGACAAACATGCTTCTAAATTTTCCAGACAGCAGTACCATTTGATCTTTGCCTTGGACAAAGATCATGCACTGTATGGCATGTCGATGCTCTTTTGGAAACAGAATTATTAGGCAATGTTTTGAGGACTCAGAGtgataaaaaggaaagtaaatatcaattaaagtgattttttccaattttttccaaGGAAAACTTGGGTTATCTTCAGGATACATAAGACAATTTTGCCCAGAAAGAGATTGGCATCCCAGTTTCCAAGGAGGACATGAAGTCACTTACCACTAGCGTCCTCATGGACAATGGAACTGTATTCACAAGAGCCTCTAAAAAGCCTGGCATTGCCACCGGTTTTTCCACTTCCAAACCCTTTGTGGGCTACAAAAGGTTAAGAGTGCCAAATCCTGCCTCCATGGACCATTCTAGGAATTGATAGATGGAATAGGACTGTCCTCTATATTCAGTCACTTTCCCTACACACATCACATGCAGTGGGGTGGTCACTTGCCTGAAGCTTGCCAGAAGCACTCTGCTAGgcatcctctctctttcctctgggcTTCTGCATTCCTCTGTCTAGACCTCTCTGCTGAAGGCTGACCTAATTTGGCCTGCTACCCACCTGCAGGAATCTTTGTATCTGTCTCCCAAACTCTACTGAGCACTTGTTGACGCCAGAGGGTATATCTTCTTCATAGTTGCACTTTCCTTCTACAGGACCCATGCTATGCCTCACACATGGAAAGCACACAAGGACTTTTTGTTCCACTGGACTGGATTGCACTGTGTGAGTGCAATTATGGGTGGCTTAAGTGGTGCATGTCAGATAAGACCCTGAGAAACATTTACTGAGGGATTCTAAAGCCAACCTGGGGGCATAATCTTTGTTAGGGGCCAACATGGCTTCTTCTGAGTTGCCCAAACTACTACTAGACAAATAATATTTGCTTAGTCACCATTTATATCAGGGACTGATGGACTTTCAGATGaatgtctaaaaaacaaaaatgaaggcacATGATCAATCTTTCTGGATGGCTTACTTCAGAATAGATAtcaataagatataaaatagcagaaaatcaatgaacccaaaagctggttctttgagaagatgaaTTAACCTGATGAAGCTCTAGCCAaactgatcagaaaaaaaaaagagaagaaaaaattatcaatatcaggaatgagagaGTTGGCATCACTACATATTCCACAGATGTTAAAGGATAATAAGAAAGAATACCAAGAACAAATTTATGTCAGTATATCTACAagttagatgaaatggacaaattccccAAAGATGCAAACTATTAGTTTAACGgagaaatattacataaatgagtaaaaataatttgtatattttaagttgAATTAACTTTGAATCCAAACGTTCCTACAAATAGAATTTCAAACTCAGATGGCTTCATTGATACAAGGTACCAAACAttggaggaagaaataaattattattcagaatatatcctgaaaagagaaataatatattctagagaacagaagcaaagagaacTTCCTAATCTTTCTAGGAGGCCACTGAGTTtgtctatgagaccagcattgcCACATataaaactagataaagacatcaaaaaaagaaaaatgtaaagaccaGTACTCctcataaatataaatcaaaaatttGACACAAAATTTAGCAAaccaaattaaataatataaacttatataaaatatattttatcccaGGAATACAAAGTTGTTTTATCAATAGAAAATCAGTCAAGGCAATTCACcatataaatatatcatgcctatagaaatgattatatggtttagaaaaatatatatacacacatatataccatgTATATggtatataagatatataataatatacaaaaagtagTGGGTCTTATCTCAGAAACACAAGGCTCTTTTATCACTAGAAATCAATCAAGGTAAttcatcatataaataaatcatccTTATGAAAATGATTATATGGCTTATAATCATTTCCATAGGCATTGAAAAGGTATTTGACAAAAGctaacatccattcctgataaaaattgTCAGAAAACTAGGATCAGAAGAGAAAGTACTATACCTAATAAGAGCATCTGTGGAAAAATCCATAACTAACAACGCACTTAACGATGAATGACTGAATGCTTTACTCCTAATCACATACAAGTCAAGGATGACCATCCTACCACTTCTACTATTGTTCTGAAGATTCTAACCAGTGCAGtcagtcaagaaaaataaaaggcctccACTTTGGAAAGAAAACTCTAACTGCCTTCTCCACAGACAACATAATCATCTCTGTAGAAATTCCAAGGGAATCTACAAAATATCCTAGAACAAATAAGTTTAGCattgttgcaggatacaagataaaTACTCAATAATCAATCATATTTcagggcatctggtggctcagttggttaagcaatcagctcttgatctcagcccacgtcctgatctcagtgtcctgggatggagccccaagtcaggctctgtgctcatcatggGGAGGCTGCGTCAGgatgctctttcttcttctgccccccttccccctgaTTGCTAatgttctctatttctctctctaaaataattaaataagtacacatttataaaaaaacaatcaAGAGAGGGTCCAAGAAGACAGATGAGAAGGAGGCCTTAGTTTCATCTgctcccaggaattcagctagagaGTACTAAATCATCCTGAACTCCCACAAACTCAACCAcggatctaagaaaagaatagctgcaactctacaaatagaaaagtgaccactttttgcaaaATAGGAGGCTGGAGATGTGAATCTGGGGtgatatatcagaagataaacccccccggggggggggtgaggcaagatggcagaagagtagggttcccatgtcacctgtccccaccaacttacccagataacttcaaatcatcctgaaaacctatgaattcggcctgagatttaaagagagaatagctggaacgctacagagagaagaggttttgcttctaacaaggtaggaaggtggtggggggggataaaaaagaatcaagtgggggagggccTCCCCAAAAAGCCAGGCTAAGAGGGGCAGGGACAGCCTCAGGGCAGGAGAGCCCTGCcccggagaagcgggaactttaaaaatccgcaccggattcttccccGACAGAAAGGTGCTTAGCAGGGAACccgggcagaaccgcaggaggggcatTGGGGCCTCCAGGTACCTGGGGTCACTAAAGAGGAGGGGCACCCTGGTTAGATTGCTGCACCACGCGGGCTGAGCTCTGTAAAGGCCTGGAGTGCGCACCCGGTGgagcctcgggagcagctcagggggtgGCTCCCTGTGGAAGGGGCCAGCCGGCCGGCAGTAGGATCCCAAgggcccggagcccagggcaccgggggacacagccctggACCCTGCGCTGCCCttggcacaggcagaggcagggagggcacaggacagtcaGGATGCTCCTGCTGCCGGatggccccgagctgtgcaggtcagcgccccctgccccctggagcatccaggcccttgtggactgggagactgtgggagtcactgcaggagctgactccagggctggagatctgGCCGCCTCCAgtggtgttgttcctcctggtgtcaccctgtgcctgggacagagcgggCTGCCCGGGGacaggggcctcatggggtaaacagctcccactgagccgtgcacctggcagggggccgGGCAGCTccctcaggtgcacacacctgagcttcagcacagcaggcccctcccccagaagaccagctggaaggacaggggaagagcaagttcttgactgagagcactggaaagttccaggggaagtcgagggaattacagtatatagaaccaaagggtacctctccttttttttttttttctttttttttcttcctttttccagtacaacttgtttttagccactgtgcactgagcaaaatgatgagaaagaagaactcactACAAAagtaagaatcagaaacagtcctctctgccacagagttacagattttggattacaattcaatgtcagaaagccaattccaaagcacaattataaagctactggtggctctggaaaaaagcataaaggattcaagagacttcatgagtGCGGAAtgtagatctaatcaggccaaaattaaaaatcaactacatgagatgcaatccaaactggatgtcctaatgacgagggttaatgagatagaagaaagagtgagtgacatagaagacaagttgatggcaaggaaggaagctgaggaaaaaagagaaaaacaaaagaccatgaggaaaggttaagggaaataaatgacagcttcagaaggaaaaatctgtttaattggggttccagagggtgcagagagggacagaggaccaaaaagcatatttgaacaaatcatagctgagaacttccctaatttggggagggaagcagacattcagatccaggagatagagaggtccccccctaaaatcaataagaacCGTTCAACagcttgacatttaatagtgaaacttgcaaattccaaagataaagagaagatccttaaagcagcaagagacaagaaatccctaacttacatggggagaaatattagattaacagcagacctctccacagagacctggcaggccaaaaatggctggcaggatatattcagggtcctagatgagaagaacatgcagccaagaatactctatccagcaaggctctcattcagaataggagagataaagagcttccaagataggcagaaactgaaagaatatgtgaccaccaaaccagctctgcaagaaatattaaggggactctgtaaaagaaagaggaagcccaaagaaataacccacaaaaacagagactgaataggtattatgatgacactaaattcatatctttcaatagtaactctgaacgtgaatgggcttgatgatcccatcaaaagacacaggggttcagactggataaaagcaagacccatctatttgctgtttacaagagactcattttagatctaaggacacctacagcctgaaaatgaaaggttaaagaaccatttaccattcaaattgtcctcaaaagaaagcaggggtagcaatcctcatatcagataaattaaagtttatcccaaagactgtagtaagagatgaagagggacactatatcatacttaaaggatctatccaacaagaggacctaacaatcatgaatatttatgcccctaatgtgggagctgccaagtatatcaatcaattaataaccaaagtacggacatacttagataataatacactaacacTGGGAGACCTCAGCActgcactttctgcaaatgacagattttctaagcacaacatctccaaagaaacaagagctttaaataatacactggaccagatggatttcacagatatttacagaactttacatccaaacacaactgaatacacattcttctcaagtgcacatggaactttctccagaatagaccacatactgggtcacaaatcatcggtctcaaccgataccaaaagattgggattgtcccctgcatattttcagaccacaatgctttgaaacttgaactcaatcacaagaaggaatttggaagaaactcaaacatgtggaggttaaagagcatcctgctaaaagatgaaaaggtcaaccaggaaattagagaagagttaaaaagattcatggaaactaatgagaatgaagatacaaccattcaaaatctttgggatacagcaaaagcagtcctaagagggaaatacattgcaatacaagcatccctcaaaaaattggaaaaaactcaaatacacaagctaaccttgcacctaaaggaactggagaaagaacagcaaataaaacctacaccaagcagaagaagagagttaataaagattcaagcagaactcaatgaaatagagaccagaagaactatagaacagatcaacaaaaccaggagttggttctttgaaagaattactaagatagataaactattagccagccttcttaaaaacaaaagcgaaaagactctaattaataaaatcacaaatgaaaaaggagagatcacaaccaataccaaggaaatacaattttaaaaacgtattatgatcagctatatgccaataaattaggcaatctagaaaaaaaatggacgcatttctggaaaaccacaaactaccaaaactggaacaggaagaaatattttcaatgtttgcatatgtatgtatacacacacacacaacaggatGATCAATGAAAGATTCAGGCATAAAAGCAGGTTAAAAACCTATGGCATTGTGGAATAGAAATACAAGCTCAAAGAGATAAAGGAGTGATGGTTGAATGTCAGAATGAGCAAACCGAACAACACACCCACTCTTCAACCTGTCCTGGAGACAACCTGTTCAATCTGTAGACATCCCAGACTGTGAGGAAGCTCTTTCTTATAAAAACGACTCAACGGCTGCTCCCTGGTCCTGATTTATTTACTCTGACAGTACAGAATGGATTCTAATGGCATTCGGATCCCAACTTACTAGcttctaaaatttcatatatcTGAAACACAACTCTTGAATTCCCTCCAGAAGCTCACCTTCTCTTCTAGGCTTTCCATGTGGTAATGATACTTCCATCTACTTAGTATTTCAGGTCACAAAGTGTACGAGGCATCACGCTCCCACAGCCCATCATTTACTATTCAGGGTTCAATCAGAGACATGAGGCCACCAAAGATTCATGTACTCAAGGATTTGGGGGTTTTTtcgttaagattttatttatttattcatgagacacacacacacacacacacacacacacagaggcagagggagaatcaggctccgtgcaggatgcccactgtgggactcaatcccaggaccccgaaatcacatcctgagctgaaggccgacactcaactgctgagccatccaggtgtccttagTCAAGGACGTGTTACAGGGATTTGATCCAACACTATGTGGGAGCTGATTGCACAATTTCTAGAAACAGTGTGATGCTGGAGCTTAAGGACAGCAAGGTGTGTTTCAGAAAGCATGGGTGGGTGTGAAGTGGGGAGAGCAAGGACAAGCTGGGACCCACAAGGATGAGCTAAAACCCATGAGAAGGGACTAGACCCCTGCAGTTGTGCTCAATGCCTCCAACCTTGATGATGTGAGTGTCCTGTAGGAGAAGCTGGTGCTCTTCCTCTCAGAGCTAAACACACATGTCCCAGGTGTGGGGAAAGCTGAAGGAGGAGCCAGCGAAGGGCAGAGCAGTTGAAGGTCCAAATGCTATTTCAGGCAAGTGAATTGAGCCTGCAGATAGGGGACGATGTGTCTGAGCCAACTAAATCATCTGTCCTGAGCATCTGCGTGTAAGAAAACACTAATGGCTGTGCTTCACTTCTACACtatcatttcaaaaatgatatgaaaaaataCCTGAGACCTACCCTAATCAGAAACATCCAGATTGTTTGATCTTTTGAAAGCAACTTGTTGAATTAACTTAAAAGGTAACATGGGCATGCATTTGGCCAAACAACCCCTACTCCCAAGGACATTCAGcctacagagagaagagcaagaatGTGGAAATGTGAGAATCTAAAGCAATTATTTAAGTAGATTTAGTGAAGTCTTGCTTATAAAGCACACAGTGggataaagctttaaaaatctaTCACTATGGCTTAGTTGAAAGAACTATGGTGCATCCAAGTAAAGAATTTTATGCAACTATTATAAAGAATGTGACGGGGGCCTGGATCTCTGGGTCAGTTAATTttatgccttgggctcaggtcataatcccagggtcctgggatgtagccctgcattgggctttctgctcagcaaggagcctgcttcaccctctccttctgctgccctCTCCTGgtacttattctctctctctctctctctctctctctctctctctctgactcaagtaaataaataaaatctgaaaaaaaaaaaaggccacagaTTTTTATGGATTGACTATAAagatattcattatttattagtaaatgaaaaaagcaaggtaAAGAACATTAAGTCCAATCCattactagattttattttaataaaacatgtgAGAGAATATACATTAGATATATgcatatagaaaaaataatttcagaaaaatgggaGAACTACCATACGAAACTTCTAAGGGCCTTTTCCTCAAAGGATGgcattagttattttaaaaagtgaaatttcagTTTTAGTGTGTTTTTCAGTAGTTTCCAAAGGATAGTACTACAAAACCAGCCTAGAAATTATATACGATTATATCAATTGTGTACATATACGTATCAAACAGAGCAGCTTTATAATTTGCTACAGCACGAATCAATGAATTGGCacaaaaagaattctttctaccaggaaaaatttccaaatgtggGAAATGTAAATGTCAAATCTGGAGTTTagtaggaatcttttttttcttttccttttgtgtgtgtgtgtgtgtgtgtgtgtgtgtccaaaacCAGGTTATTCTTACTAGGCAAAAAAGGGTAACTTACCTTTGGCAATGGCTTTCCCTCCTGGCAGTTGATGCCTCCAATGAAGACCATGTTGGGCATCACAGGTTTGGGATAGTCAAAAACAAAGTCAGTTCTTAACAGCCAAATCGACATATGGCTATAGAGATCATAAGGTGTGACAGCCTTTTGGAGGATCTCAGATGCAACTTCCAAAgcgtttttaaaaaatagtggcaAAATAAATGTTCCTCCAGGTGGAAGATGTgattcctcactctctctctgaaactcaTGACATCTGACAATATGGAGAAAGGTCTAGGAACATAAGAAGGAGAACTGGGGCACTGTGTGGCTTCTTCAAGATAATGGCAATACAATCTCCTTGTGAAGCCCACGGATGGGAGTGAAAAATACTTGGCTACAATTAAGCCACACACATCAAAAGGATCCAGAAACACTGCATCAAAAGAACTCTCCTTTATGTATTCTACTAATTTTGGATCACTAAACAAATTCTTACAATGTAAAAAAAGGTGTTCAAGACTGTCTTTTAATGGACTTAAGACCAAAAAAAGTGAGCTTTGCTGCTGAGTTTTCCACTGAGAATAAGAGAAATTCTTGAACATCTGATTCAACTCCTCCAGATTGTAAGTTGTGGAATAAGTCTTCACCGTAAAATTGGAGGATTTTCCCAGTTGCCAACTCACCTCTGGTATGATTAAAACCAACTCATGCCCTCTTTGGATGAGTTGCTCCACAACCAAACGCATGGTAAACCAGTGGCTCCCATCCATGGGTACTACCAGCAGCTTGCCTGCCTCAGCAAAGCCAGATGTCagcaggagacacacacacaacagaggaAAGCCGGTCAAAATTGTGGCAGCCATTGGAAAACTGCAGCCCGGGCAATCCAGTTGCTTGGGTTCTGAGCTGGTGTAATAGAGTCAGTCCGTGGAAGAAGTATAGGCACAAAGCCCGCCCCAGCAGAGGGAGTGTATTTACacagtcatgaaaaaaaaaaactacactcaTTGCCAGTGATGCACTCCTAAGAACGATAATGAATGGGTAGCATTTGCTGACAAACATGCTTGTAAATTTTCCAGACAGCAGTACCATTTGATCTTTGCCTTGGACAAAGATCATGCACTGTATGGCATGTCATGCTCTTTTGGAAACAGAATTATTAGGCAATGTTTTGAGGACTCAGAGtgataaaaaggaaagtaaatatcaattaaagtgattttttccaattttttccaaGGAAAGCTTGGGTTATCTTCAGGATACATAAGACAATTTTGCCCAGAAAGAGATTGGCATCCCAGTTTCCAAGGAGGACATGAAGTCACTTACCACTAGCGTCCTCATGGACAATGGAACTGTATTCACAAGAGCCTCTAAAAAGCCTGGCATTGCCACCGGTTTTTCCACTTCCAAACCCTTTGTGGGCTAC
Coding sequences within:
- the LOC119879482 gene encoding LOW QUALITY PROTEIN: UDP-glucuronosyltransferase 1A9-like (The sequence of the model RefSeq protein was modified relative to this genomic sequence to represent the inferred CDS: inserted 1 base in 1 codon); this translates as MAATILTGFPLLCVCLLLTSGFAEAGKLLVVPMDGSHWFTMRLVVEQLIQRGHELVLIIPEVSWQLGKSSNFTVKTYSTTYNLEELNQMFKNFSYSQWKTQQQSSLFLVLSPLKDSLEHLFLHCKNLFSDPKLVEYIKESSFDAVFLDPFDVCGLIVAKYFSLPSVVFTRGLFCHXFEESTQCPSPLSYVPRPFSMLSDAMSFRERVRNHIFHLEEHLFCHYFLKTPLEVASEILQTAVTPYDLYSHTSIWLLRADFVLDYPKPVMPNMVFIGGINCQEGKTLPK
- the LOC119879483 gene encoding LOW QUALITY PROTEIN: UDP-glucuronosyltransferase 1A9-like (The sequence of the model RefSeq protein was modified relative to this genomic sequence to represent the inferred CDS: inserted 1 base in 1 codon), which codes for MAATILTGFPLLCVCLLLTSGFAEAGKLLVVPMDGSHWFTMRLVVEQLIQRGHELVLIIPEVSWQLGKSSNFTVKTYSTTYNLEELNQMFKNFSYSQWKTQQQSSLFLVLSPLKDSLEHLFLHCKNLFSDPKLVEYIKESSFDAVFLDPFDVCGLIVAKYFSLPSVGFTRRLYCHYLEEATQCPSSPSYVPRPFSILSDVMSFRERVRNHIFHLEEHLFCHYFXKNALEVASEILQKAVTPYDLYSHMSIWLLRTDFVFDYPKPVMPNMVFIGGINCQEGKPLPKAECPWE